The sequence GCGGCATCCGGTCACGGCGCGCGGCGGTGGTGCCGCGGGGAGAAGCGAAAGGTGCGGGAAGGCCGCCCGCTCCAGGTCAAAGTCGTCGCCGTTTCGTTTTCCCAGCAGGAGTCCTTCAAAGCAGGCAATTTGCTTACTATGCTATAATGGGTTGCGAAAAACGACCGTAACGCCCTTCACGACAACCGGCCGCCAACCGCAAGGGTCCCGCCCGGAAAAGGAGGTCGACTTGCTGAGCAGCGTGGACGTTCATAACCACCTCCAGATGGCGAACATACCCCACGAATTGTGCAGGATGCCGGAGCCGGCGCGCACCGCGAGCCGGGCGGCGGCGGTACTGGGGCTCGAGCCCCACCAGATCGTGAAGTCGGTGCTTTTTTTCGCCGACGGCAACCCGGTCATGGTGATGATCCCAGGCGACCGCATGGTGGACTACGCGAAGCTCAAGGCGGAGCTCAAGGTCTCGCGCCTGCGCCTCCTCAACGCCGACGAGGTGCGCACGCTCACCGGTTACCTCATCGGCTGCACGCCACCGGTGGCCCTCAAGACGGAGATGCCGAGGTATATCGATATCCATGCCCTGCGCGAAGACGTGGTCTACACGGGCGGCGGCGAGCCGGAGATGGTCCTGAAAATAAGGTCCTACGACCTTGTCCGGGCCGCGGACGCCGACGTCGTGGACGTCGTCCGCTGACACCGGAGGAAACCACTTGGCCATCGCGGAATCCCTCTTCACGGTGCTCCTCGGTTTTGCCTCGGGCTTCGCCTCCGGCGCCTTCGGGATCGGCGGCGGCGCCATATCCACCCCCGCCATAAGACTCCTCCTCATGCAATCATCCGATATCGCGCTCGGTACGCCCCTGCCCGTGGTCATCCCCTCCGCCGTGGTGGGAGGCTTCAACTACTGGCGGGCGGGCAAGATCATCCCGCGCGTGGTGGGCTATTGCGCCGTGTTCGGCCTTCTTGGTACGGCGCTGGGCTCCCTTCTCACCTCCCTTTTCGACACCCGCTACATCATGATCATAACCTCGCTGCTCATCCTCTACCTGGCCGAACGCACCTTCGCATCCGCCCTGGGCAGGGACCCCTACGCGGGCGGAGACCGGCGCGGGGAACGTTGTCACCGCCCCGCCTGGATGCTGAGCCTCATCGGCTTCTGCGCCGGCTTCTTCTCCGGCTTCCTGGGGCTGGGGGGCGGCATCATACTCGTCCCTGCCTTCTTCTTCCTCCTCCGCCTCGAGGTCAAGGAGTGCCTGGGCAACTCCCTTGCCGTCATAGCCATCCTGGCCGTCCCCGGCAGCATCATCCACTCCTTCTTGGGGCACGTGGACTGGACCATAGCGCTGGCCATGGCGCTGGGCGTCATGCCGGGCTCCTACGTGGGTTCCTTCTTCACCCTGCGCGCGCGCGACCGCCGCGTCCTCGCCCTCTTCGCCGTCTTCCTGGCCGCCGTCGGTATAATATTCTTGTTGAAGGAAGTAAGCGGACTGGCATGAAAGACGCCGCAGTGAGTAAAGGAAGTCGTCTTGATGCGAAACCTCGAGCGCAGGGATACCGGGGGGGATGTCGTCCCGGCTTCTCCCGCCTCCTTCAGGGCCTTCTGGCCGCTGTTGAGGGACAGCCATCTTTTCCGCAACCGCCGCGACTTCCTCGCCTTCATGGGCAGCCACAACGGTAGGATATTCCTCCTCTCCCTGCACGGCCACCCCGCCTCGCCTTTCGTCCTTACCGGGAACTGGCGCTGCCGGTGCGACATCTCAGCCCTTTGGTACACGAGGGCGTGGGGGGAGGAGAGGAGGCGGCTGGTGCTGCATGCATGCGAGGCGTGCCTGGAGGAGGGCGCGGAGAGTTTTATCACCAGGCCCCTGTGCGAGGAGGAGGCGGAGGAGTTCTCCTCGTGGGGGTTCCGTACCCTCGCGCGCGTGGTCGTCCTCGAAAAGGAGCTGTGCGGCAGGCCGGAACCGCCCACCTGGTTGCGGGGGGTGCGCCTGCGGCGTTTCCGGCCCGGGGACCTCTCGCGGGTACTGCAGGTCGACGCCGAAGCCTTTGACGAATTCTGGAGCCTTGACCGACGCACGCTGCGCAACGTGGCCGAGTCCTGCCACAGCAACGTGTTCCTCGTCGCCGCGAAGGGTGACGAGACGTTGGGGTACGCCGTGGGAGGCGTCAACGGGCGCCTCGCTTACCTGCAAAGGCTTGGCGTGCACCCTTCCGAGCAGGGGAAGGGGGTGGGCGAGATGCTCTCCTCCGGCATGCTGTGCGCCTTCCGGGCCCTGGGTGCCGCCCTGGTTTCCGTCAACACGCAGGAGGACAACCAACGCGCCTTGTCCCTCTACCATAAACTGGGATTCAAGGAAACGGGGGATCGCAGGTATATCATGTGCCGCGACCGCCGGGGCGGCCCGAGGAGCGCGACATGAGGCGTCGCCTGTCCTCCTTGCCATCCCTCCTGCTCACAGCCGTTTTCCTCGCGTTTTCCCTTTTTCCATCCCTCTTTCCTTCCCGCGGCGCCGTGGCACAGGAGGCGACTGCGGCGGTCTCGGCGTACACGACGTCGTACGCCTACGCGGCGGGGGAGAAGGTCAACCTGGAAGTTGACATGAGCGTCCCGCTGGAGCTCCGTGACGAGGACCTGGTGGTGGAGCTGCTCGTCTACTCCACCGCCATCACCCGCTCCTACCTCGCCTCCTTCCGCGAGGAAACCCGCCGCTATCCCCTGTTCACGCGCAGGCTCGCCACCATCAAGCCCGAGAACGAGCTGGGGCACGGGTCATACGAGATAGAGCCCTCCTCGTGGGGGCTGAAGGCCGGCGTCTACCCTTACGAGGTGAGGCTGAGAAGGAAGGGGGAAACCATCGCTTCCGACCTTAATTTCCTCGTGATCATGAGCCGCGACGCCGGCTATCCCCTCAACCTCTCCCTCCTCTGGACACTGGACTTCCTCCCACCCCAGGACGCCCTGGGCAACACCCTTGACGGGGGGCTGGCCGCCGCCTGTTCCCCGTCGCAGCAGGCGCCGGGGTTCCTCTTCTCGCTCGTGAAGACCCTCGCAGACAGGCCCGCGCTGCGCAGCAGCTTCGTCATCCCGCCCTTCATCTACCAGCAGATGGAAACCATGGCCGGGAAACCCGACGCGGAAAAGGGGGAGGCGGGGAGGGGCGCGGAGTCGATACTCGCTTCCTTGCGGCGCCTGCTGGAAAGCGAGCAGGTGGACGTGGTGGGCACCACCTACTCCTTCTGCGACCTGGACCTGTTCAACTCGCTGGGCTGGGCGGGCGAGGTGGAGGAACAGATGGCACGGGGCATGGCGGACATGACGGAAAGCGGCATACAGCCCGCGGGTTTCGTATCCCCCGATTTTCGGCTCACGGATCCCCTCCTTCAGCTGATGGCGGGAAAAGGGGTGGCTTTCACTGTGGCCACGGAGGGGGCACTGCAGGCCAGCTCCGCGGGACGACAGCTCCTGGAGGGGACCTCCATCTCTCAACCGGTGCGTTTCGCGGCCTCCAACGGGCAGCAGATCACGGGTTTCGTCCGCGACACTGCCCTCTACGAATATCTCCGGACGAATCCGCCGGGCGATTCCCGCCACGTCATACAGACCATAGTGGCCGAGCTGGCGGTGTTGCAAAGGGAGAAGCCCTACGCCATCCGCTCCTGCGTCCTCGCCTTCCCCCCCTCATTCCTTCCCGACCGGGAATTCCTGGAAGGGTTCTACGGGGCGCTGGACGGGTGCCCCTGGCTGCAGACCCGCCGCCTCGAGGAATTGAGCCACGACCAGTTCCCCGTCGAGGGGGTGGTGGTGCAACCGCCGGAGTACACCGCTGACGGCTCCGAGTACGCGCTGCGCCTGGCCGCCATCCGCGACCAGGCGGCCGCGCTGTCACGGGCCATCGTGCCGGAAGATCACCCCCTGTCCCGCGAGCTCGCCCGCCTGGTGCTCCTGGGCATGCATCACCGCTTCAGCGACGGCGGCGACGTGAACGCGGCCACCAGCTTCCTCGCCAGCTTGGGCGACCTCATGCGGGGCGAGCTCTCCAAGATCTCCATCGGGCGCAAGCGCTCCGTCACCCTTTCCAGCACGGAGGGCAAGCTCAGCGTGGACGTCACCAGCAACCTGGACTTTCCCGTCCGCGCTACCCTCAGGCTGGAAAACGCCAGCCTCACCTTCCCGGAGGGCGCCAGGATGGAGGTACAGATCGAGCCGCGGGAAAACCGCTTCGTCACCTCCGTAAGCACCCCCCGCAAAGGCTCTTTCCTGGTGAAGATCGCGCTTGAGATCGACGGGCTGGTCATCGACGAGACCACCACCGCCGTAAACACCTCCATCATCAATACCCTCGCCATCATCCTCCTGATCTGCCTGACCGCGCTGGTCGCCCTCTCCCTTCTCGTGCGCCGGATTTCCCGCAGCATCAGGGGGGGTAAACACGCGAGAGGGAGGAACGCCAGGTGACCGAAACGGCCCCCGTACCCCGACGCGATGAGCCGGAGGCCTTCACCAGGGACGCCGCGATCATGGCCGTGGGGACCGCCATCAGCAGGATAACCGGCTTCCTGCGCTACGCCGCCCTCGCCTACGTGCTCGGACTGACCCTGAGATACGGGCGCACAAACCTGCCCAGCACCTACAACCTCGCCAACTCCATGCCCAACATGGTCTTCGACCTGGTCATGGGCGGGATAATAGCCTCCCTCTTCATACCGGTCTTCGTGGAATACCTGAGCACCCGTTCCCGGGAGGAGGCCTGGTACGTGGCCAGCGCGGTTACCAACATCGCCCTGGCCATCCTGGCGGTGGTCACCGTGGCCGGGATCATGGCCAGCCCACTCATCATCCGCCTCATGACCGCCTTCGGGTCTTACTCGTCTGGAGACGTCACCACCCAGGTGGTGCGTGATCAGGCATCCTTCTTCCTGCGCTTCTTCATGCCCCAGATCATCTTCTACGGCCTCAGCGCCATCTTCGGCGGTCTCCTCAACGCCCACCGCCACTTCACGGCCCCCGCCTTCGCCCCCATCGCCAACAACCTGGTGGTCATAGGAACGGTGGTGGTGTTCAACTTCCTGCCCGGACCACGCGACAACCAGCTCCACCTCGTAGTGCTGGGGATCGGCACCACGCTGGGAGTGGTAGCGCAGGCACTGGTGCAGTTGCCCACGCTGATGCGCATGGGGGTGCGTTATACCCTCACCTTCGACCTGCGTCATCCCGCCGTGCGCAAGATAGGCCGCCTGGCGATCCCCCTCCTCGGCTACATCCTCCTCTGGCAGGTGAACACGTGGTTCGTGTTCGCCCTCGCCATCAGGCAGGACGGGGGCGTGCCTTCGTACCAGTACGCGCAGCTCTTCTTCCAGCTCCCCTACGGGATATTCGCCGTCTCCATAATCACCGCCATCTTCCCCGCCATGAGCGAGCATGCCGCCCTCAAGCGCATGTCCCGCTTCAGGGAAACCCTCAACGCGGGCATAAGGTCCACCCTGCTGGTCATCCTCCCCTGCGCCGTCGTCTACCTCACGCTCAACCGGGCCATCATCCGCCTGCTCCTCCAGCACGGCTTCTTCAAGGCGGGAGACACGGAACTCCTCTCGGGGGTTCTCTTCTTCTTCGCCCTGGGGCTGATCCCTTATTCCGTGGACATGCTCCTCACCAAGACCTTCTACTCCATGCAGGACACGCGCACGCCGATGATCGTCAACTGTTTCGTGGTGGCGGTGAACATCGCGTGCAACCTAATCTTCTTCCGCTGGCTCGGGGTGAAGGGACTCGCCCTGGGCTTCTCCACCGCTTACCTCTTTTCCATGCTCCTGGACGGCGCGGTCCTGCGCCGGCGCCTCGGCAGGCTGGGGGGCAGGAAAGCCGCGCTCACGGCGGCGAAGGCGGGCACGGCGGCGGCGGGCATGGCGGCCATCATCTACGCCTCCCATTACCTGGTAAGCAGGCTTCACCCTGCCGCCGGACTGTGGAACGACCTCCTGCTCGCCGCCCTGCCCCTGGCGGAGGGGGCGGTGGCCTTCTTCTTCCTCGCCCACCTGCTGCGCATGGAGGAGCTCGCCGCCCTGAAGAATCTCTCCTCCCGCTACATCGGTAGCCTCTCCCGCTTCCTGGGAAGGCCCGCGGGGAAAGACGGCTCAGCGCGGTGATCTGCGGGCGGCGGCCGACGAAGAAGGGGCGGACGCACCGCGAGGCGCCGGTACCCGGTTGCGGTTTTGAGGGAACCCCGCCGGTAGGGGTCGGTTCCAGGTGACCGGCTTAGGGGATGATGGTGATATCGCGAGACGGTCCTAAAGGAACCCAGCCGTAGGGGTCGAAGGAATTATACGAGATGAAGCGCGAATCCCTTGCGGAAATGGGCAAAAGGTGCCGCAGCGAGGACGGCCAGGTCTGGACCTATATCCTGAAGATATTCCTGGTGGCCCTGGTCATCGGCCTGATCATCTCCCAGTGCGGACCCATAATAGCCAACCACATCTCCACCAGGGGAACGGCGAGCGACGCGGCGGACCTCGCCGCGCACACCTACAACACCCGCAAGGACATGGAAAAGGTGACCGAGGAAGTGACCAAGCTGCTCGATGAGAGGAACGCGCGCCTGGACGGCAACATCAGCCTCATCTACGACGAAACGGGCAGGCCGCAAAAGATATCCGTACCCGTACGCAGGATCGTGAACACCTTTCTCTTCGAACACGTGGGCTACCTCGCGCCGCTCACGGAAGCCCACGCGGTGGGGGAATGCGACCTCTTCCGATAAGTGACGCGTTGCGAAACCCGGGCCGTCCTCCTTGACCGCCTTCTCTCGCTTTCCTCTCGTTGTTTTTTCCGTCCGCCACACCGGTACCGAGCCATGCCGACAGGATGCGGCCAGGGTGCCTTGCGGCACGCACCGGGTCGCCTCGATAGGGCACGCCAGCTTCGGAAAAAGCCGTTACGCAAAGGGGTGCGGCCACTGGCGCCTTGCGGCATGAACCCCAGGGTCCCAGTTCAAGCCGCGAGCCTCAGAAGGCGGGGCGTCTCTCCTCGCCGCGCGCGGCGGACTGCTCGAATGGCCTGATGAAGACGATGTGGCTGCGGTTGACGTCGATGAACTGGGAGCGGAAGAGCAGCTCCCCGGTGTTGAGGTTATAGGCTTCCACGTCGGTCAAGGCGAAAAAGGTCTGGGTCTCCCTGGATTGCATGATATCCGTCAGCCGCGCGCCGGCGAAGATGTGAAGATCTCCTATGATGCGATGCGAGGCGGTATGGATCTCCACCCTGAGCTTTTCCTTGTTCGCGTGCATGGTCGACCTCCCGTATCCGAGGGTTCCGCGCGGGCCATCCCTGCCTTCCCAGCCTCAAGGATTTCAATCACTATACCATAAAAAGCGGCGCCTGGGCCGACCGGCCCGTTCCATCCTTCACGTGGATATCCCTTTGAGGCCGCCCTTGGATGCCACCCTTTTAGTTCGCCCTTTGAGGCTACTTGTTCTTTCCGCCAACGAGCGGCCCCATCCCGGCGCCTTTGCGCGTTCACGAGGATCAGGACCACCGGCACGTGCCCCGCGCCAGCGCCGGCAACTGCGGGCCACCGCCCTGCAAGGCCCTGTGCAGGCCATAAGAGCCCGCCAGCTCGACCAGGACGAGCAAGGCCGCCACCGCCATGCGTGTCCCCAGGCGGCCGTCAGCGGCCACGGGCTTGAAGAGGCAGGCCAGCAGGAGGTTCAGGGACCACAGGGTACCCAGCATGCATACCAGGAGCCAGCATTGCCCCACCCTGAACAGCGCCCCGGGACGCCACGTGTAAACAAGCAGGGTCAGCAGGGCGGCCGAAACCGCGGGGAGGAGCTCGCGCGGGCCCGCTCCCACCCTGCGCTCCCTGTCTCCGTGAAAGACCTCGCGGTTGACCAGGGCCGCGGCGGGCAACGCCAGCCCCGCCCCCGCCGCGTAGCCGCTCAGGAAACGCAGCAGGTTACTGCTCTCCCTCCACCCCAGGTAACTGGTCACCCCGTCCCAGCAGAGGAAAAGGACGCCCGCCGCGCCCAGAAGAAGAAGCGGCACGGGCGGCATGCCCGCCCTCTCCCTGCCGTGCAGCAGCGAGAGCAGGAGGAGGGTGGTGAAGAAGGAAACGTAGATGCCGGTATCGCGGGAACAGACGAAAAGGGCTTTGTCCCCGAAGCGGAGAAGCCGTTCCGGGCGCTGGTGGCATACCGCGAAACCCAATTCCCAGAGGCAGCGGTCCCAGGGGTTCACGCACTCGCTCCCATATTATCCCATGTGCCCGGGGCGGCGGCATGGCGCGCGCCGGCCGTCCCCCTCCCGCCACCTGTTCTCCGCTCCGGCCGTATCACGCCTCATCACCCCAGATCACCTCAACATCTCGCAAGGGTGCGCAGGTCCCTGCCGTATACATAGAAGCCCAGGCAGGCGAGGGCGAGGAAGAAAAGCGCGCTCCACCCCATGGAACCCTCGTATTCCCAGTCCACGCCGGGAGCCAGCGACCAGAGAAGGGACCACATGGACAGGGGGAGGTAGAGGGAGGCGGCGAGCAGGGCGAGGTTACGCCTGCGCGTCAGGATAAAAGACGGCACGCCGACCACCAGCATCATGGACGCGCAAAGCGGCAGGAACCAGGTGACCCGCCCCGTGCCCGAGAGGTAGAGGAAGCAGAGGGAAAACCCGGCCAGCGCCACGGCCGCGAGGCAGGCGCACGCCAGCGCGAGGAAAGCCCGGTAGCCCATGCCGCTCCCGTTCCGCCGCCGCGATACCTGCAGGTGATGGCAGCGCCGGCAGAGGTACTTCTCTCCGTCCAGCAGTTCCCGGCAGTCCATCTCCCGGCCGCATCCGCCACAGCGGACCATGACCGCTTCTTCGACCGTCCCGACGTACTCCGTCGCCATCCGTCCCTCTCCTGTCCCGCAAGCCCGTGTCCCTAAAATACGTTCTCCCTTTTGCCCTTCCTACATGCTGTCCTTTAGGACCCGCTTTTCTTTCCCTTTCCCGTTCCCTTTCCCTCATGCCTTCGCTTGCGCTTCCTCTCCCTTCCCTTCGCTTCCCTTCCCTCTCCCCCTCCCACATTTCCCTTACCCGTCTCTATGCGGCCCCCTCCGGGAAGGCCTCAATCCTTCCCCGCGACCTCCTCTCCTGATATCGCGCCCGCCCTTTGCAGCAGCTCCCGGAACATGCTGTCATCGCGGTCGAAATCCACCAGTATGGCCTGGTTGGGGCATTCCTGAGCGCACCTGCCGCATCCCTTGCACTGCTCTTCATCTATGCGCGCCCTCCCGTCGTGCAGGGAAACCGCCCCCACGAAGCAGATACTCTCACAGGTACCGCAACCCCTGCAGGCGTCGCCGACCCGCACCCGCACGGATGATAGTTTCCGTATGGTGCCCTTGACGCTCGGCCCGGCCTCCCGCATGTCCGTGCGCACCAGGCAGCAGCAATCGCAGCAGAAGCACACCACCACGAAGTCGCGGAAATGGCGCAGCACGCCCAGGCTGGTGGCGTCGAACCATATGCGTCCCACCATCCCCGTGAGACCCGCCCGTGAGGCCTTTTCCAGGTGCTCCAGGCACTCCTCCACCGAGGCGCGGTGCCCTATGGAGGGATGCAGGCGCGCGGCCGCCTTCCCCAGGAAGATGCATCCCAACTCGCGCGGGTATCGCGTGCAACCCTCGTGGTTACGGCATATGCAACCGTCGTGTATGAAGCGATGCGAGGATGCCTCGATCAGCGCCGCTATCGCCTGCCGCGGAAGCGCCATGCTCTCGGGACCCGGGATGTCCTCCGCCACGGGGACGAAGGTCACCTGCATGATCCTCTCGTCCGTCAGCAGCCTGGACAGTTGCCTGAACGGAGGATGGGCACTCAGCTTTTTCGCCAGGCGCGTCAGGGGCCACAGGGAGATGAACCCCTTTACTACCGCTTTGGGATATCCCATGTCGCTCTCTTGCCTCTTCCCTTGTCTCCCCGCCTTTCCGGCTTCTCCCATTATTAACCCTGCACCTCGAGGTGGCAACACGGCTTCGGCGCCCATGCCGCGCCCCCATGCCGCGCGAGGATGCGGGCGTTTCATCCCCGAAAAGCCACCCTGTCCTGGGATCGTGATCCGTCCACGTTTGCAGAAAAGCGCTTGCCCCCGGGCAGGCACCCGCCGGGCATGAACGGGGCCCGACTCCGGTCGCGGGATGCTTTCCGCAGAACATGTCCGCAGAACATGTCCGCGGAACACGAACGGGGCCCGACCCCCGATGTGTTTGCGCTATAATAGGTTGTTGTCGGGGTGTGGCGCAGTTTGGTCAGCGCGCGGCGTTCGGGACGCCGAGGTCGGAGGTTCAAATCCTCTCACCCCGACCATTTTATGCGCCCACGAGATTTTCCGCGGAGCACGAAGGTGCCGCGTCTCCCCTTGGAGGGGGGCGAGCCGCGAAACGTTCGCCTGCGATATCGATGCAACGCGTGATGGGGGGCGCGGGCGTCTCGTTCCCTTGATGCTCTGCCCCGCTCATCACTGCGGCAGGGGATGTACGAG is a genomic window of Actinomycetota bacterium containing:
- a CDS encoding GNAT family N-acetyltransferase: MMRNLERRDTGGDVVPASPASFRAFWPLLRDSHLFRNRRDFLAFMGSHNGRIFLLSLHGHPASPFVLTGNWRCRCDISALWYTRAWGEERRRLVLHACEACLEEGAESFITRPLCEEEAEEFSSWGFRTLARVVVLEKELCGRPEPPTWLRGVRLRRFRPGDLSRVLQVDAEAFDEFWSLDRRTLRNVAESCHSNVFLVAAKGDETLGYAVGGVNGRLAYLQRLGVHPSEQGKGVGEMLSSGMLCAFRALGAALVSVNTQEDNQRALSLYHKLGFKETGDRRYIMCRDRRGGPRSAT
- a CDS encoding 4Fe-4S binding protein, which translates into the protein MGYPKAVVKGFISLWPLTRLAKKLSAHPPFRQLSRLLTDERIMQVTFVPVAEDIPGPESMALPRQAIAALIEASSHRFIHDGCICRNHEGCTRYPRELGCIFLGKAAARLHPSIGHRASVEECLEHLEKASRAGLTGMVGRIWFDATSLGVLRHFRDFVVVCFCCDCCCLVRTDMREAGPSVKGTIRKLSSVRVRVGDACRGCGTCESICFVGAVSLHDGRARIDEEQCKGCGRCAQECPNQAILVDFDRDDSMFRELLQRAGAISGEEVAGKD
- a CDS encoding DUF2085 domain-containing protein, translated to MNPWDRCLWELGFAVCHQRPERLLRFGDKALFVCSRDTGIYVSFFTTLLLLSLLHGRERAGMPPVPLLLLGAAGVLFLCWDGVTSYLGWRESSNLLRFLSGYAAGAGLALPAAALVNREVFHGDRERRVGAGPRELLPAVSAALLTLLVYTWRPGALFRVGQCWLLVCMLGTLWSLNLLLACLFKPVAADGRLGTRMAVAALLVLVELAGSYGLHRALQGGGPQLPALARGTCRWS
- a CDS encoding YbaK/EbsC family protein — its product is MDVHNHLQMANIPHELCRMPEPARTASRAAAVLGLEPHQIVKSVLFFADGNPVMVMIPGDRMVDYAKLKAELKVSRLRLLNADEVRTLTGYLIGCTPPVALKTEMPRYIDIHALREDVVYTGGGEPEMVLKIRSYDLVRAADADVVDVVR
- a CDS encoding sulfite exporter TauE/SafE family protein — its product is MAIAESLFTVLLGFASGFASGAFGIGGGAISTPAIRLLLMQSSDIALGTPLPVVIPSAVVGGFNYWRAGKIIPRVVGYCAVFGLLGTALGSLLTSLFDTRYIMIITSLLILYLAERTFASALGRDPYAGGDRRGERCHRPAWMLSLIGFCAGFFSGFLGLGGGIILVPAFFFLLRLEVKECLGNSLAVIAILAVPGSIIHSFLGHVDWTIALAMALGVMPGSYVGSFFTLRARDRRVLALFAVFLAAVGIIFLLKEVSGLA
- the murJ gene encoding murein biosynthesis integral membrane protein MurJ, with translation MTETAPVPRRDEPEAFTRDAAIMAVGTAISRITGFLRYAALAYVLGLTLRYGRTNLPSTYNLANSMPNMVFDLVMGGIIASLFIPVFVEYLSTRSREEAWYVASAVTNIALAILAVVTVAGIMASPLIIRLMTAFGSYSSGDVTTQVVRDQASFFLRFFMPQIIFYGLSAIFGGLLNAHRHFTAPAFAPIANNLVVIGTVVVFNFLPGPRDNQLHLVVLGIGTTLGVVAQALVQLPTLMRMGVRYTLTFDLRHPAVRKIGRLAIPLLGYILLWQVNTWFVFALAIRQDGGVPSYQYAQLFFQLPYGIFAVSIITAIFPAMSEHAALKRMSRFRETLNAGIRSTLLVILPCAVVYLTLNRAIIRLLLQHGFFKAGDTELLSGVLFFFALGLIPYSVDMLLTKTFYSMQDTRTPMIVNCFVVAVNIACNLIFFRWLGVKGLALGFSTAYLFSMLLDGAVLRRRLGRLGGRKAALTAAKAGTAAAGMAAIIYASHYLVSRLHPAAGLWNDLLLAALPLAEGAVAFFFLAHLLRMEELAALKNLSSRYIGSLSRFLGRPAGKDGSAR